The genomic window GCTGGAGCAAAGCACCTATAAGAAGGATATTGAACATCGGTATGTAGACCAGAGACAGCTTGAAAAGTTTAAAGACCGCTTCCTCTAAGAGCAGAATTAGAATAACGGCTATGCCTTGTGCCCTGAGAGTCTCATAAAAAGTCGCCTTTGCTCCCTCAATCATCTTATTACCGAGCCTGTAAAGATCTTCAAGTCTGCCCCACTCTCTTACAGCCCGGTAATAGTTGTCATACTCGGCGAAGAATTCAGCCTCGATCTTTAGGAAGAATATAGCAAGTCCGGGTACGAGGGATACGTAAGCAAATATGACAGGAATATCGTAAACCACAGATGATCTTATGTTTGCAAACACAGGGTCTCCTGTGTAGGGACTGAACCAGAAAACTAACTTGTCAGCCCATATACCAAAGTTATAAAAAAAGCCGGAGAGCAGAAGGGAATAATGAGACCTCCCTTTTTTCAAAAAGTCCAATTCAAACAACCTGTCGGAGGTGTAATCCCTCACCACCCTGTAGGTAAGCAGAAACAGCAACAGACACTGACCCAGATAAAAAGATACAAAGGTAGCGAAGAGACTTATTCTTGCGGTAAATATCAACGCCAAACCTGTGAGCAGATAGGATACTGCGAAGGAAATCAGAATATGCTTATAGCTCTTAAGCCCTGTAAGGAGGGCGTTTGTTATCCACAATCCTCCAAGGACCGATACGGTAAAGCTGAAAACGAGATGATAGTAGTAAGGTTCTCCTTTGAACAAGTAAAGGGAAGCCAGCATTGCCATAACCAGTGAGATAAACATGCCCAGGGAGAGAGCACCAAAATAGTTAGGTAGAACTCTATCTACCTCCTTTTCAAACAACCTGTCCGCTACATACCGGGTGAACATCAATTGAATCGGTCCGGAAATTATAAGGCTCAGAGCGACAGTATAAGTTATATAAACCTGATAGATTATCGGTATACTTGGGTCCCGGGCAACCGTACTTGCGATTAAGGAAAATATAAATATGGATGCAACTGCAATTACCCAGTTCCCGGCACTCAGAACCGCAGAGTATCCGGTCGCAGCCAGAAGATTTAAGAGACTTTCCCTCTGTAAAATTTTTTTAAGCTCAATGGAAATCCCTGCCACTTCCTACCCCCAAAAAACTTTCATACACGTTCTGGTAGTTTTTTAAAAAGGTTTCCATAGAGTAGAAGTTTTCAACTCTTCTCACCGCAGCTTCCTGACATCTGAACCACAATTCCTTATCTGTGAGCAATCGCTCATAGGCTTCCGCAAGTTTGCTCACATTACCAACGGAAACGACCTCACCTGCTTTACCTATTCTCTTATCCTCTTCGTTGAGTCCCCCGTATATAAGCTGTCTACACGAACCGACGTCTGTGGTAACACACGGAACACCCGCCGCAAAGGATTCAAGAACCACTATGGGCATACCTTCACTAACGGAGGTCAGGGTGGTCAAACCTATCGTGGGGAAGACCTCTTCAAGCTTTCTGAAACCGAGGAACTTAACCTTACCTTCAAGCCCAAGGGCTTTTACCAGCATACGACACTCTTGGGCATATGAAGGATCTTCGTCTTCCGGTCCCACTATCCATCCCTCCGCTTGAGGAAGCTTATCGGTTAGGAGTTTCATAGCCTTTATAAAGGTTTTCACATCTTTGATTGGTGTAACCCTTCCTATCAGAGCTACTCTTTGAGGAACATCTTCGTCAGGTTTCCTGCGCAAAGGTCTGTACTTTGCTATGTCAACTCCGTTCGGTATAACCTCCGTCTTTTCAGGAGGGCATCCCAGTTCTGTCTGAATGTTGCGGGCTCTTTCAAAAAGAGAGTAAACACGGTCGGCAGATCTGTAAGATATGTAGCCCAGGTTGATAAAGAAGTCTATCCATATCTTTCG from Hydrogenivirga caldilitoris includes these protein-coding regions:
- the pelG gene encoding exopolysaccharide Pel transporter PelG, whose amino-acid sequence is MAGISIELKKILQRESLLNLLAATGYSAVLSAGNWVIAVASIFIFSLIASTVARDPSIPIIYQVYITYTVALSLIISGPIQLMFTRYVADRLFEKEVDRVLPNYFGALSLGMFISLVMAMLASLYLFKGEPYYYHLVFSFTVSVLGGLWITNALLTGLKSYKHILISFAVSYLLTGLALIFTARISLFATFVSFYLGQCLLLFLLTYRVVRDYTSDRLFELDFLKKGRSHYSLLLSGFFYNFGIWADKLVFWFSPYTGDPVFANIRSSVVYDIPVIFAYVSLVPGLAIFFLKIEAEFFAEYDNYYRAVREWGRLEDLYRLGNKMIEGAKATFYETLRAQGIAVILILLLEEAVFKLFKLSLVYIPMFNILLIGALLQLSFMVLFALLSYFDRRKDILIISGVFASGNLLLSVLSQILGPYFYGYGYALSLLISSVIGMILVRRFLSEVHYRTFMLAD
- the pelF gene encoding GT4 family glycosyltransferase PelF — translated: MIDKGERIDVLFIAEGTYPYIRGGVSTWIHQLITGMQDIKFGVLFLGSREEDYEGIKYDLPDNLVFLKSFFLFSKLSLPPPEERRGKPQVRELITLFSKSPSPKLADPDFYREEVSFSDFLYGKETWYMLEELYENLDPDIPFIDFFWTVRNILTPLWVVVNALDKLRDKDIGVVHSPSTGYAGFLGALLRISKGIPYIVTEHGIYTRERKIDILSSAQIRSARDFLMDKYDIDIVRKIWIDFFINLGYISYRSADRVYSLFERARNIQTELGCPPEKTEVIPNGVDIAKYRPLRRKPDEDVPQRVALIGRVTPIKDVKTFIKAMKLLTDKLPQAEGWIVGPEDEDPSYAQECRMLVKALGLEGKVKFLGFRKLEEVFPTIGLTTLTSVSEGMPIVVLESFAAGVPCVTTDVGSCRQLIYGGLNEEDKRIGKAGEVVSVGNVSKLAEAYERLLTDKELWFRCQEAAVRRVENFYSMETFLKNYQNVYESFLGVGSGRDFH